In Lutra lutra chromosome 5, mLutLut1.2, whole genome shotgun sequence, a single genomic region encodes these proteins:
- the LOC125100250 gene encoding protein limb expression 1 homolog gives MRSHMALDWIMKEKESPGILSQELRMALRELEEARKAGQNCGLQRKERILSLALTQIYSDLDTSSPSDDQLSLTPFVVTTSKPSPAAPSLAEAGLTLESSVKEVHPRL, from the coding sequence ATGCGCAGTCACATGGCCCTGGACTGGATCATGAAGGAGAAGGAGTCACCAGGAATCCTCTCTCAAGAGCTACGGATGGCCCTGAGGGAGTTGGAGGAAGCCAGGAAAGCGGGACAGAACTGCggtttacaaagaaaagaaagaatccttAGTTTAGCCCTGACTCAGATCTACAGTGATCTTGACACCTCCTCACCCAGTGATGATCAGCTGAGCCTAACGCCCTTTGTGGTTACCACTAGCAAGCCAAGTCCCGCTGCCCCGAGCTTGGCAGAGGCCGGACTAACATTAGAAAGCTCAGTGAAGGAGGTCCATCCCAGGCTTTAG
- the LOC125100249 gene encoding protein limb expression 1 homolog isoform X2, whose protein sequence is MSHPNCGLSKVDMVVLKKIRKLLIEGKWEAKCWKNPKQQILTAVSLSSPGHCCLSRAEARRDAAKVALINSLFNELPSRRITKEFIVESVQEAVASTSGTLDDADDPSTSIGAYHYMLESNMGKTMLEFQELMTIFQLLHWNGSLKAFVKQSVPTGSHLLLFPVFPR, encoded by the exons ATGTCCCACCCAAACTGTGGCCTGAGCAAGGTGGACATGGTAGTCCTCAAGAAAATCAGGAAACTATTAATAGAAGGAAAGTGGGAGGCTAAATGCtggaaaaacccaaaacaacagaTTTTGACAGCAGTTTCCTTGTCCTCACCTGGACAT TGCTGCTTAAGTAGAGCTGAGGCCAGACGGGATGCAGCGAAAGTGGCCCTAATCAACTCCCTCTTCAATGAGCTGCCCTCTCGAAGGATCACTAAGGAATTCATTGTGGAAAGTGTGCAGGAAGCAGTCGCCTCCACCAGT GGCACTTTGGATGATGCAGATGACCCCAGCACCAGCATTGGAGCCTACCACTACATGTTGGAGTCAAACATGGGGAAGACCATGCTGGAGTTTCAG GAGCTGATGACCATTTTCCAACTATTGCACTGGAATGGAAGCTTAAAAGCCTTCGTTAAACAAAGTGTCCCGACAG GAAGTCATCTCCTACTATTCCCAGTATTCCCTAGATGA